A stretch of Macadamia integrifolia cultivar HAES 741 chromosome 7, SCU_Mint_v3, whole genome shotgun sequence DNA encodes these proteins:
- the LOC122085228 gene encoding outer envelope pore protein 24A, chloroplastic-like has product MMKATFKGRYTTDKSSASATIAINAGDVKLRASMTDATVVNGPSLNGLGLSLEKPGSFIVDYNVPEKDVRFQFMNSINVMDKPLRLTYIHGHRDNRAILDGTLVFDSANKVSANYVLGSGNCKLKYTYVHGGVRTFEPCYDFAKNSWDFVVSQRVYGDDVLKASYQTSTKVLGLEWGRDSKVNGSFKISASVNLEEEVKRPKLTTETTWNFEM; this is encoded by the exons ATGATGAAGGCTACTTTTAAGGGAAGATACACTACCGATAAAAGCAGTGCCTCTGCAACCATCGCCATTAACGCCGGCGATGTCAAACTTCGTGCTTCCATGACCGATGCCACGGTCGTCAATGGTCCCAGTTTAAATGGTCTCGGTCTCTCCCTCGAGAAGCCTGGCTCTTTCATCGTCGATTACAATGTCCCCGAAAAG GATGTTAGGTTTCAGTTCATGAACTCGATCAACGTTATGGATAAACCTCTGAGACTAACTTACATTCATGGGCATCGTGACAACCGGGCGATTTTGGATGGGACTCTTGTCTTCGATTCGGCTAACAAAGTCTCAGCGAATTATGTTTTGGGTTCTGGGAACTGCAAATTGAAGTATACTTACGTGCATGGAGGGGTCAGGACCTTTGAGCCGTGCTACGACTTCGCTAAGAATTCATGGGACTTTGTGGTTTCGCAGAGGGTTTATGGGGACGATGTGTTGAAGGCTTCGTACCAGACATCGACCAAGGTCTTGGGCCTGGAGTGGGGCAGAGATTCCAAGGTTAATGGTTCATTCAAG ATATCGGCATCTGTCAATTTGGAAGAGGAAGTTAAAAGGCCAAAATTAACCACTGAGACTACATGGAATTTTGAAATGTGA